The following proteins come from a genomic window of Pirellula staleyi DSM 6068:
- a CDS encoding ABC transporter ATP-binding protein: MALVEIRRLTKQFRKGDEVITPLLDVDLDIERGDFVSLMGASGSGKSTLLNSVAGIDRPTSGEIVINGSDITRLSRGALADWRAANIGYIFQMHNLIPVLTAYENVELPLLLLPISSAERHKRVEIALEAVNLRDRAQHYPRQLSGGQEQRVGIARAIVASPTIIVGDEPTGDLDADTTEQILELVQRLNDELGMTLLLVTHDPKVAQLARRQIRLEKGKLIEKGRDLALASTPYPLEKRA, from the coding sequence ATGGCTCTCGTAGAAATTCGTCGACTCACCAAGCAATTCCGCAAGGGAGACGAAGTGATCACCCCTCTGCTCGATGTCGATCTTGATATCGAACGTGGCGATTTCGTTTCCTTGATGGGGGCCAGTGGAAGCGGAAAAAGCACCCTCCTCAACTCGGTCGCTGGGATCGATCGACCAACGTCGGGGGAGATTGTGATTAACGGTTCCGACATCACGCGGCTGTCGCGCGGAGCTCTTGCCGATTGGCGTGCTGCCAACATCGGTTACATCTTTCAGATGCACAATCTGATTCCGGTCCTCACTGCTTATGAGAATGTCGAATTGCCGCTGCTACTGCTGCCGATCTCGTCTGCCGAGCGTCACAAGCGTGTCGAGATTGCCCTCGAGGCGGTGAACTTGCGCGATCGTGCGCAGCACTATCCTCGCCAGCTATCGGGTGGCCAAGAGCAGCGTGTCGGCATTGCACGCGCGATTGTTGCCAGTCCCACCATCATCGTGGGTGACGAGCCGACTGGCGATCTCGACGCCGATACCACGGAGCAAATCTTGGAGCTCGTTCAGCGACTCAACGACGAACTCGGGATGACACTTTTGCTGGTAACACACGATCCGAAAGTTGCCCAGCTCGCGCGGCGACAGATTCGACTCGAGAAAGGGAAGCTGATCGAAAAAGGTCGCGACCTGGCTCTCGCTTCAACCCCTTATCCACTCGAGAAAAGGGCCTAA
- a CDS encoding efflux RND transporter periplasmic adaptor subunit, whose product MATQVDLRQLTVDRVVPETPRARKRGTTLSWGLPLLTIAGFVALVGWSARDFWLPAAPVTIMPVLLTRAEVQQAGTPLFQAAGWIEPRPTAVICSALVEGVVEQLLVVEGQNVEANQPIARLVDADVRLQLAEAESILLLRQAERDAARAAVASAQSKFDQPVHLEAEHAEADAALATLETEINNLPFLIQSARARFTLARQDLEAKQQVADAIAGRSIQKAQSEFDAASATLADLEQRGTTLARQQAAWQRRCEALHTKLKLKTDETLAAADSQARLTAAEAHVRQAELAIETIQLRLARMTVCSPIQGRVLALHTRPGSRLMGLTSASESDSSSVASLYDPKQLQVRVDVRLEDVSQVQLGQSVQLTTSASPAILQGVVLGITSQADIQKNTLQVKVSITDPPEVLRPEMLAQVTFLAPQSARPATEANHDPLRMLVPQELVETSESGASVWIIDGSQTIARRQTIQLGEAKTSELVEVIGGLTALDKLIVAGRDELADGARIRVTGADRSLGTSRDSMSAPVTTARTAQPTSPTTK is encoded by the coding sequence ATGGCAACTCAAGTAGATCTCCGACAACTGACCGTCGATCGCGTAGTTCCTGAAACTCCTCGAGCACGTAAACGGGGTACGACACTTTCTTGGGGCTTGCCGCTACTCACCATAGCAGGCTTTGTCGCCCTCGTTGGCTGGTCAGCGCGCGACTTCTGGCTCCCAGCAGCACCAGTCACCATCATGCCTGTTTTGCTGACACGGGCCGAGGTGCAACAGGCGGGAACTCCCCTGTTTCAAGCTGCTGGATGGATCGAGCCCCGTCCGACCGCTGTGATTTGCTCGGCACTTGTCGAAGGGGTAGTCGAGCAGTTGCTGGTGGTCGAGGGACAAAATGTCGAGGCGAACCAGCCGATCGCGCGACTGGTCGATGCCGACGTTCGTCTACAACTGGCCGAAGCGGAGTCGATCCTGCTGCTGCGACAGGCCGAGCGCGATGCGGCTCGAGCGGCTGTCGCCAGCGCGCAGTCGAAATTCGATCAGCCGGTTCATTTAGAGGCCGAACATGCCGAGGCGGACGCGGCGCTCGCGACGCTCGAAACCGAAATCAACAATCTTCCGTTTCTGATTCAATCGGCACGGGCTCGGTTCACACTCGCGCGACAAGATCTCGAAGCTAAGCAGCAAGTGGCGGATGCCATCGCCGGTCGATCGATTCAAAAAGCACAGAGCGAATTCGACGCTGCCTCGGCCACGCTTGCCGATCTCGAGCAGCGGGGCACAACCCTCGCGCGACAGCAAGCCGCATGGCAACGCCGCTGCGAAGCGCTCCATACCAAGCTTAAGCTCAAGACCGACGAAACGCTGGCCGCAGCAGACTCGCAGGCTCGGCTCACTGCCGCTGAAGCGCATGTGCGGCAAGCAGAACTGGCCATCGAAACGATTCAGCTCCGCCTAGCGCGGATGACGGTCTGCTCGCCAATCCAGGGGCGCGTGCTGGCGCTTCACACTCGTCCCGGTTCGCGCTTGATGGGACTCACAAGCGCGTCGGAAAGTGATTCGAGCAGCGTCGCGTCGCTGTATGACCCCAAACAGCTGCAAGTGCGCGTCGATGTGCGACTCGAAGATGTGTCGCAAGTTCAGCTCGGACAAAGTGTCCAGCTTACAACGTCGGCATCGCCAGCGATTTTGCAGGGGGTCGTGCTCGGAATCACCTCACAGGCCGACATTCAAAAAAACACGCTGCAGGTCAAAGTTTCGATCACCGATCCACCGGAGGTTTTGCGTCCCGAGATGCTCGCGCAGGTCACCTTCCTCGCGCCGCAAAGTGCGCGACCTGCAACCGAAGCCAATCACGATCCGCTTCGAATGCTCGTCCCTCAAGAGCTCGTCGAAACGAGCGAAAGTGGGGCGAGTGTGTGGATCATCGATGGCTCGCAAACGATCGCGCGGCGACAAACGATTCAGCTCGGCGAGGCCAAGACGAGCGAGCTTGTCGAAGTGATCGGTGGACTTACGGCGCTCGACAAATTGATCGTCGCGGGGCGCGATGAACTAGCCGATGGAGCGCGAATTCGAGTGACAGGGGCCGATCGCTCGCTCGGTACATCGCGCGATTCGATGTCTGCCCCAGTTACGACAGCTCGCACAGCGCAGCCAACTTCCCCCACCACCAAATAG
- a CDS encoding ABC transporter permease, with the protein MFHLRLLPWEYGIRNLFRRPARSGLTLAALTTVVLLVLVVVAFIRGLEGSLASSGDSQVVLVYSIGAAADIENSAIPGRTAALLSASLDGVESRFGTSHVAPELYIGTKVQTAVDAPGMFGIVRGVTSATPLLRRQVAMIEGKWPATGEILVGKLAAAKLGCKAELLTIGKTLRFDNREWTISGRFSARGAAFESEIWAPLEDLQTALKRQDISLVAVGLTSGAAPSDVELFCKERVDLELQAVGETAYYASLQKHYQPVRMLGWIVVVLVAGAGIFAGLNTMYGAVVGRVRELSTLQAIGYRRRSIAISLIQEATLLSMTASLLACTIALLLVNGTAVRFTMGAFALRVDSLAMLVGCGTGFLLGVLGALPPAMKAMRYEIVEGLKAL; encoded by the coding sequence ATGTTTCACTTACGACTTCTTCCGTGGGAATACGGAATTCGCAACCTATTTCGCCGCCCCGCGCGAAGTGGTTTGACACTCGCCGCACTCACCACCGTCGTGCTGCTGGTGCTGGTCGTCGTCGCGTTCATTCGTGGACTCGAAGGATCGCTCGCCTCGAGTGGCGATTCTCAAGTGGTGCTCGTCTACTCCATCGGCGCTGCGGCCGATATCGAGAATTCCGCGATCCCTGGTCGAACAGCGGCGCTCCTCTCCGCCAGTCTCGATGGTGTGGAGAGTCGCTTTGGAACTAGTCATGTGGCGCCCGAACTTTATATCGGCACCAAAGTGCAAACCGCTGTCGATGCGCCGGGGATGTTTGGCATCGTGCGTGGTGTCACCTCCGCCACACCGCTTCTGCGGCGCCAAGTGGCGATGATCGAAGGGAAGTGGCCTGCGACCGGAGAAATCCTCGTGGGGAAACTTGCCGCCGCCAAACTGGGGTGCAAAGCCGAGCTGCTCACGATCGGAAAAACGCTGCGGTTCGACAATCGGGAGTGGACAATCAGCGGACGCTTCAGCGCGAGGGGAGCCGCCTTTGAATCGGAGATTTGGGCACCACTGGAAGATCTGCAAACGGCGCTCAAGCGGCAAGATATCAGCCTGGTGGCAGTGGGGCTCACGAGTGGTGCCGCACCCTCCGATGTCGAGCTTTTTTGCAAAGAGCGTGTCGATCTCGAGCTCCAAGCTGTCGGTGAAACTGCCTACTACGCCTCGCTACAAAAACATTATCAGCCGGTTCGTATGCTCGGCTGGATTGTCGTCGTCCTCGTTGCTGGCGCAGGAATTTTTGCCGGACTCAACACGATGTACGGGGCTGTGGTCGGACGTGTTCGCGAGCTCTCGACGCTGCAAGCAATCGGCTATCGCCGCCGCTCGATCGCCATCAGTTTGATTCAGGAAGCAACCCTGCTATCGATGACCGCTTCGCTTCTGGCATGCACGATCGCGTTGCTGCTCGTTAATGGCACCGCCGTTCGTTTCACCATGGGAGCGTTCGCACTGCGTGTCGATAGTCTGGCCATGCTGGTGGGATGTGGCACCGGTTTTCTACTCGGCGTTCTGGGAGCTTTGCCCCCGGCCATGAAGGCGATGCGCTACGAGATCGTCGAGGGACTCAAAGCGCTCTAA
- a CDS encoding DUF1549 domain-containing protein, whose amino-acid sequence MSPRVALLAIVAILSPLCLSVRADDTPSVSERIDQLIEASAIGPVAPTASDADFVRRIYLDLVGVIPSATQTRAFLSDTSPTKRADLIDQLLETPQFARHMALTFDVVLMERRPDRAVKSAEWFEYLRSAFAQNRPLDALLRELITADGADEAARPAARFLLDRECEPNLITRDAGRVLFGMDLQCAQCHDHPNVNDYLQEDYYGLYSFFLRTSSFTDPKKKQAFTSEKADGEANFKSVFTGNSADRVAPQLPHGKTLYNEPTFKSGEEYVSIPTKETRAIPKHSRRARLAESLTSSWEFRRNLANRLWAHLMGRGLVHPVDSHHLDNPPTHPEVLELLATEIETSGYNLQTMLRTIALTRAYQRTCDPVAEASVMGTVTPELLASLERDRGILDAQHKSLDETFRQAQAERKRLVELLEKSRAEVVALEKKKTEIAADLEKKKGAEKPAEELVAKVREQLRATTEAATKVAEAAKLLGEDKPLKDASDLVTNRAKQIETDLATAEKSLADKQAETKGLSDQMVMLQSQIESTRNSQVSTSDLTAAEEAMLGHRHERDTIYYRLQGLKNRQLLAQRVVDFQTATESDKPAEERAAIWNDLVDRWTIANQVAPLRPLTSEQFTLSLLEGTGTLAHRRQQLQAALVAKPPDRLQQALEADRESMLETLVDEQLFEQSRGNLGAFIPLYGTLAGADFQATVNQALFFENGGAVQSLLNPVPENLVSRLMPLTEAGPVAEELYVSILSRLPSDDERHEVAAHLQDRTDDRPQALGELVWALMSTSEFRFNH is encoded by the coding sequence ATGTCTCCCCGAGTTGCCTTGCTGGCCATTGTGGCGATTCTGTCGCCTTTGTGCCTGTCTGTAAGGGCCGATGATACACCTTCGGTTTCTGAGCGGATCGATCAGCTCATTGAAGCCAGCGCCATCGGTCCGGTCGCTCCCACCGCTTCCGATGCCGACTTTGTGCGCCGCATCTACCTCGATTTGGTCGGAGTGATTCCCTCAGCGACGCAAACCCGAGCGTTTCTTAGCGATACTTCGCCCACCAAACGGGCCGATCTGATCGATCAGCTGCTCGAGACGCCGCAGTTCGCCCGCCACATGGCCCTGACGTTCGACGTCGTGCTGATGGAGCGCCGTCCCGATCGGGCGGTGAAGTCGGCCGAGTGGTTCGAGTACCTAAGGTCGGCTTTCGCGCAGAATCGTCCCCTCGATGCCTTGCTGCGGGAACTGATTACAGCCGATGGTGCCGACGAAGCAGCCCGCCCTGCTGCCCGGTTCTTACTCGACCGAGAATGCGAGCCGAACTTGATCACGCGTGATGCCGGACGAGTGCTGTTTGGCATGGACCTGCAATGTGCCCAGTGTCACGACCATCCCAATGTGAACGACTATTTGCAGGAAGACTACTACGGCCTCTATTCCTTTTTCCTCCGCACGAGCTCGTTTACCGATCCCAAAAAGAAGCAAGCTTTCACGAGTGAAAAGGCGGATGGCGAAGCGAACTTCAAATCGGTCTTCACTGGCAACTCAGCAGATCGTGTCGCCCCGCAGCTTCCTCACGGAAAGACTCTCTACAACGAGCCCACGTTCAAGTCGGGTGAAGAGTACGTATCAATCCCGACCAAAGAGACCCGCGCGATTCCCAAACATAGCCGCCGCGCTCGGCTCGCCGAGAGTCTCACCTCGAGCTGGGAGTTTCGTCGCAATCTGGCGAATCGATTATGGGCCCACTTGATGGGGCGCGGGCTAGTGCATCCGGTCGACAGTCATCATCTCGACAATCCGCCGACGCATCCCGAGGTCTTGGAGCTCCTTGCGACCGAGATCGAAACATCGGGCTATAACCTCCAAACGATGCTCCGCACGATTGCTCTCACGCGTGCTTATCAGCGTACCTGCGATCCTGTTGCGGAAGCGTCGGTGATGGGAACGGTGACCCCTGAACTTCTCGCTAGCCTCGAGCGCGATCGCGGAATTCTGGATGCCCAGCACAAAAGCCTCGATGAAACATTTCGCCAGGCACAGGCCGAGCGCAAACGACTCGTTGAACTGCTGGAAAAGAGTCGAGCTGAAGTCGTCGCGCTCGAGAAAAAGAAAACCGAGATTGCGGCGGATCTCGAAAAGAAAAAGGGGGCTGAAAAGCCCGCCGAAGAACTCGTCGCCAAAGTACGCGAGCAACTTCGTGCAACGACCGAAGCGGCCACGAAGGTCGCCGAAGCCGCCAAGTTGTTGGGCGAGGATAAGCCGCTGAAAGATGCCTCCGATCTGGTGACCAATCGTGCCAAACAGATCGAGACCGATCTAGCAACCGCTGAAAAATCCCTCGCGGACAAACAAGCGGAAACCAAAGGTCTCTCTGATCAAATGGTGATGCTGCAGTCGCAGATCGAAAGCACCCGCAACTCGCAAGTGTCGACCTCCGACCTGACAGCCGCTGAAGAAGCGATGCTTGGGCATCGTCACGAGCGCGACACGATCTACTATCGTTTGCAAGGACTCAAGAACCGACAATTGCTCGCCCAGCGCGTCGTCGATTTTCAAACCGCTACAGAGTCGGATAAGCCAGCCGAAGAGCGAGCCGCGATCTGGAACGATCTGGTCGATCGCTGGACGATTGCTAATCAGGTGGCCCCTTTGCGCCCTCTGACGAGCGAACAGTTCACCCTGTCGCTCCTCGAAGGGACGGGGACCCTGGCTCATCGTCGTCAGCAGTTGCAAGCAGCGCTCGTAGCAAAGCCCCCTGATCGATTGCAGCAAGCACTCGAAGCTGATCGCGAGTCGATGCTGGAAACACTTGTCGACGAGCAACTATTCGAACAATCGCGAGGGAATCTCGGCGCTTTCATTCCGCTCTATGGAACTCTGGCGGGAGCCGACTTTCAGGCCACAGTCAACCAGGCTCTCTTCTTCGAGAATGGTGGGGCGGTGCAGTCTCTGCTGAATCCTGTCCCCGAGAATTTAGTAAGTCGGCTCATGCCACTCACGGAAGCGGGGCCAGTCGCTGAAGAACTTTACGTGTCGATCCTGAGCCGTTTGCCGAGCGACGACGAGCGTCACGAAGTGGCTGCCCACCTGCAAGATCGGACCGACGATCGTCCGCAAGCACTCGGTGAACTGGTGTGGGCCCTCATGTCGACCAGCGAGTTTCGGTTCAATCACTAA
- a CDS encoding DUF1501 domain-containing protein — protein MRCDYECSTSIHQVTRRALIGGGLLGGLAAGFGGGLAPLTSTALASDQIKSKQKRILNIFLHGGVSQLETWDPKPNTDTGGPFRAINTSVPGMQICELLPHTAKQMHHLAIVRSLNTKNGDHGRGTVEMTTGRKEMPGTEYPHLGAAAAKSLTPDRFPLPGHILIRSDGPGKGQAAYLGPKYSSVVLSDGKAPENSDRPASVPDALSARRNDLRRKMNDRFAGRRRTADTDAYTYSYDQAEQLMARKSVFDVQQESPADHDRYGRHEFGQHCLLARRLLEAEVPFVQINHSNYDTHFENFDYHIEQLGEFDRPFATLIADLAERGLLEDTVVCVMSEFGRTPHINKTYGRDHWGTAWSVVLGGSRIQRGAVIGKTNDNGTAVVDREVDHGHIFHTILQAAGVNTKAEFIIGGREFPIADPAKDAISELLV, from the coding sequence ATGCGATGCGACTACGAATGTTCGACGAGCATCCACCAGGTGACGCGCCGCGCACTTATCGGCGGCGGATTGCTTGGTGGTCTAGCGGCTGGCTTCGGTGGTGGACTTGCGCCACTGACATCGACCGCGCTTGCTTCCGATCAGATCAAGTCGAAGCAAAAGCGGATACTGAATATCTTCCTGCATGGTGGCGTGAGTCAGCTCGAAACGTGGGACCCCAAACCAAACACCGACACCGGTGGACCGTTCCGCGCGATCAACACCAGCGTGCCAGGGATGCAGATCTGTGAACTACTTCCGCACACTGCGAAGCAGATGCATCATCTGGCGATCGTGCGGAGCCTCAACACCAAGAATGGGGATCATGGTCGTGGCACGGTCGAGATGACGACTGGTCGCAAAGAGATGCCAGGGACGGAGTATCCCCATCTCGGCGCTGCAGCAGCAAAATCCCTGACGCCCGATCGATTTCCGCTCCCGGGACATATCTTGATTCGGAGCGATGGTCCTGGAAAAGGACAAGCAGCATACTTAGGCCCGAAGTACTCGAGTGTCGTGCTCTCGGATGGTAAAGCGCCCGAGAATAGTGATCGACCGGCGAGCGTGCCCGATGCGCTTTCAGCCCGTCGCAACGATCTCCGGCGTAAGATGAACGACCGCTTTGCCGGACGTCGACGAACTGCCGACACCGATGCCTACACCTACTCGTACGATCAGGCCGAGCAGCTGATGGCGCGGAAGAGTGTGTTTGATGTGCAGCAAGAATCGCCAGCCGATCACGATCGCTATGGACGCCACGAGTTTGGTCAGCACTGTCTGTTGGCTCGACGATTGCTCGAAGCCGAAGTGCCGTTTGTACAGATCAACCACTCGAACTACGACACCCACTTCGAGAACTTCGACTATCACATCGAACAGCTCGGAGAATTCGATCGTCCTTTTGCCACGTTGATTGCCGATCTCGCCGAGCGGGGCTTGCTCGAAGATACGGTGGTCTGTGTGATGTCGGAGTTCGGGAGAACGCCGCACATCAACAAGACTTATGGCCGCGATCACTGGGGTACAGCTTGGAGTGTGGTCCTTGGTGGTTCACGGATTCAGCGCGGCGCGGTGATCGGTAAGACCAACGACAACGGCACCGCTGTGGTCGATCGCGAGGTCGATCACGGTCACATCTTCCATACGATTTTGCAAGCAGCCGGTGTGAACACCAAAGCGGAGTTCATCATCGGTGGCCGCGAATTTCCGATCGCCGATCCCGCCAAAGACGCTATCTCGGAGCTGCTGGTATGA
- a CDS encoding WD40 repeat domain-containing protein, protein MSDLAEQPVAIEPEHSHVVATFKHKRPLVACRIDPTGNYVFTGAEDYLVVRWKLSDGSFTEMAGHESWVRALAFSPAGDVTYSGGYDGLVLSWNSAAEKPEPVLKLTAHDGWVRAVAVSPDGKSLATCGNDGLVKLWDAATGSALHTFEGHGMHVYNVAFHPTENAIVSCDIKGNVKHWDLAEKKLVRDVSAAALYKYDKQFRADIGGARSMAFSRDGKQLALGGITNVTNAFAGVGNPAVVLIDWESGKVVTQYEGKEKLNGVAWGVKQHPSGCWIGLSGGGGGGWLYFWKEATAPEFAKVKLPDTGRDFDLHSDGLRVVVAHADSQIRVLELRKKAT, encoded by the coding sequence ATGAGCGATCTCGCCGAGCAACCAGTTGCGATCGAGCCCGAGCATAGCCACGTAGTGGCGACGTTCAAACACAAGCGGCCGCTCGTGGCTTGTCGCATCGATCCGACAGGCAACTATGTTTTCACCGGCGCGGAAGATTATCTCGTTGTGCGGTGGAAGTTGTCCGATGGTAGCTTCACCGAAATGGCCGGACATGAAAGTTGGGTTCGTGCGTTGGCATTTTCTCCTGCAGGGGATGTGACTTACTCCGGTGGCTATGACGGTTTGGTCTTGTCTTGGAACAGCGCCGCCGAAAAGCCCGAGCCTGTGCTGAAGCTAACGGCCCACGATGGCTGGGTGCGAGCCGTGGCGGTGAGCCCCGATGGTAAGTCGCTTGCTACTTGCGGCAACGATGGCCTCGTGAAGCTGTGGGATGCCGCGACCGGATCGGCGCTCCACACGTTCGAAGGCCATGGAATGCACGTCTACAACGTGGCGTTTCATCCAACCGAAAACGCCATCGTCTCGTGCGACATCAAGGGGAACGTCAAGCACTGGGATCTCGCGGAGAAGAAGCTGGTGCGTGATGTTTCGGCTGCAGCGCTGTACAAGTACGACAAGCAGTTTCGGGCCGATATCGGCGGCGCACGAAGCATGGCTTTCTCGCGCGATGGGAAGCAACTCGCCCTCGGTGGCATCACGAATGTCACGAACGCCTTCGCTGGCGTCGGCAATCCGGCGGTCGTGCTGATCGACTGGGAAAGTGGCAAAGTCGTCACGCAGTACGAGGGAAAAGAGAAGCTCAACGGCGTTGCGTGGGGTGTCAAGCAACATCCGAGTGGTTGCTGGATTGGCCTTTCTGGTGGTGGAGGTGGTGGTTGGTTGTACTTCTGGAAAGAGGCGACCGCGCCGGAGTTTGCCAAGGTGAAGTTGCCCGATACCGGTCGCGACTTCGACCTGCATAGCGATGGCCTGCGGGTGGTTGTCGCCCATGCCGATTCGCAAATTCGTGTGCTCGAGCTCCGGAAAAAAGCGACGTAG